The Sylvia atricapilla isolate bSylAtr1 chromosome 10, bSylAtr1.pri, whole genome shotgun sequence genome contains a region encoding:
- the LOC136365475 gene encoding phospholipid scramblase family member 5-like — translation MILVKDKALPDFQFSKSSSHTLQGSAGPCMDARAFSLSPRHGSAFPQPLPPWPGSASASRELLPCSASRQPADRHLLKSQLLFGSDVSGFFSFFFSAESQGQTNSIFKDYLPGSSDVPQQNAPLEPSLWKQTSHTHNLPPGLEYLNQLDQIIIHQQVELLEAILGTETSSKYEIKNPLGQRVYFAVEENGCCDRKLCSPLRAFTIRIADNAGREVIRVIRPLRCNSCCFPCFLQELEVQSPPGTIAGYVVQNWDPFLPKFTIKNQSKEDVLKIIGPCATCGCFEDVDFEVKALNEMTTIGKISKYWSGFVNNVFTNTANFGIQVPVDLDVRIKAVMIGACFLIDLMFFENSLDRL, via the exons ATGATTTTGGTCAAGGACAAAGCACTGCCGGACTTTCAGTTCTCCAAATCCAGTTCACACACGTTGCAGGGATCAGCAGGACCCTGCATGGAT GCTAGAGCCTTTTCCCTGTCTCCACGGCACGGCTCGGCGTTCCCGCAGCCTCTCCCCCCGTGGCCCGGCTCCGCCAGCGCCTCCCGTGAGCTCCTCCCGTGCTCTGCCAGCCGACAGCCAGCAGACAGACACCTTCTGAA AAGCCAGCTGCTTTTTGGTTCTGatgtttctgggtttttctctttttttttttctgcagaatctCAGGGACAAACCAACTCAATCTTCAAGGATTACCTCCCTGGTTCTTCTGATGTTCCTCAACAGAATGCACCTCTTGAACCAAGTCTCTGGAAGCAAACATCACACACTCATAATTTGCCACCTGGTCTGGAGTATCTGAACCAG ctgGACCAGATAATAATTCATCAGCAAGTGGAGCTTCTGGAAG CCATACTTGGCACAGAGACTTCCAGCAAATACGAGATAAAGAACCCCTTGGGACAAAGAGTTTACTTTGCAGTGGAAGAGAACGGCTGCTGTGACCGCAAGCTGTGCTCGCCGCTCAGAGCCTTCACCATCCGCATCGCGGACAACGCCGGCCGGGAGGTGATCCGAGTCATCAGGCCCCTGAGGTgcaacagctgctgcttcccctgcttCCTGCAGGAG TTAGAAGTTCAGTCCCCACCAGGTACAATAGCTGGGTACGTTGTACAGAACTGGGACCCTTTTCTGCCAAAGTTTACTATAAAGAATCAAAGCAAAGAAGATGTGCTAAAAATAATTGGCCCATGTGCAACCTGTGGCTGTTTTGAAGATGTTGACTTTGAG gTAAAAGCTCTCAACGAGATGACAACGATTGGCAAAATTTCCAAGTATTGGTCTGGATTTGTCAACAACGTCTTCACCAACACGGCCAACTTTGGGATCCAGGTCCCTGTGGATCTTGATGTGAGGATCAAGGCAGTAATGATTGGGGCTTGTTTCCTCATT GACTTAATGTTCTTTGAAAACTCTTTGGATAGATTATAA